A single genomic interval of Bos javanicus breed banteng chromosome 8, ARS-OSU_banteng_1.0, whole genome shotgun sequence harbors:
- the CARD19 gene encoding caspase recruitment domain-containing protein 19 isoform X1, translating into MTEQTYCDRLVQDTPFLTSLGRLSEQQVDRIILQLNRYYPQILSNKDAEKFRNPKLSLRVRLCDLLGHLQRSGERDCQEFYRALYIHAQPLHSCLPSRHALQNSDCTELDSGNTSCELSDRGPVAFLTCLGLAAGLALLIYCCPPDPKVLPGARRVLGFSPVIIDRHVSRFLLAFLTDDLGGL; encoded by the exons ATGACAG aGCAAACCTACTGTGATCGCCTAGTCCAGGACACTCCTTTCCTCACCAGCCTCGGACGCCTGAGTGAGCAGCAGGTGGACAGGATTATCCTCCAGCTAAACCGCTACTATCCCCAGATCCTCAGCAACAAGGACGCAGAAAAG ttccGGAACCCCAAGTTGTCTCTGCGAGTGCGTCTCTGCGACCTCTTGGGCCACCTGCAGCGGAGCGGTGAGCGGGATTGCCAGGAGTTCTATCGGGCCCTGTACATCCACGCCCAGCCCCTGCACAGCTGCTTGCCTAGCCGGCACGCCCTGC AGAACTCAGATTGCACAGAGCTAGACTCGGGCAACACAAGCTGTGAGCTCAGTGACAGGG GACCTGTGGCCTTCCTGACCTGCCTCGGCCTGGCCGCGGGCCTGGCGCTTCTCATCTACTGCTGCCCTCCAG ACCCCAAGGTGCTTCCAGGGGCCCGGCGTGTCCTGGGCTTCTCCCCTGTCATCATTGACAGGCACGTCAGCCGCTTCCTGCTGGCCTTTCTCACAGATGACCTGGGGGGCCTCTGA
- the CARD19 gene encoding caspase recruitment domain-containing protein 19 isoform X2, with product MTEQTYCDRLVQDTPFLTSLGRLSEQQVDRIILQLNRYYPQILSNKDAEKFRNPKLSLRVRLCDLLGHLQRSGERDCQEFYRALYIHAQPLHSCLPSRHALRPVAFLTCLGLAAGLALLIYCCPPDPKVLPGARRVLGFSPVIIDRHVSRFLLAFLTDDLGGL from the exons ATGACAG aGCAAACCTACTGTGATCGCCTAGTCCAGGACACTCCTTTCCTCACCAGCCTCGGACGCCTGAGTGAGCAGCAGGTGGACAGGATTATCCTCCAGCTAAACCGCTACTATCCCCAGATCCTCAGCAACAAGGACGCAGAAAAG ttccGGAACCCCAAGTTGTCTCTGCGAGTGCGTCTCTGCGACCTCTTGGGCCACCTGCAGCGGAGCGGTGAGCGGGATTGCCAGGAGTTCTATCGGGCCCTGTACATCCACGCCCAGCCCCTGCACAGCTGCTTGCCTAGCCGGCACGCCCTGC GACCTGTGGCCTTCCTGACCTGCCTCGGCCTGGCCGCGGGCCTGGCGCTTCTCATCTACTGCTGCCCTCCAG ACCCCAAGGTGCTTCCAGGGGCCCGGCGTGTCCTGGGCTTCTCCCCTGTCATCATTGACAGGCACGTCAGCCGCTTCCTGCTGGCCTTTCTCACAGATGACCTGGGGGGCCTCTGA
- the NINJ1 gene encoding ninjurin-1 isoform X1 → MDSRPEEYELNGDLRPSSPGSPGASPSRWGRNQPINMNHYANKKSAAESMLDIALLMANASQLKAVIEQGPGFAFFIPLVVLISISLALQIAVGVLLIFLGMTSTTLPSMPSWTSSTTWPLVWSSSSSWSTSSLLPLVSRSPPWTWHPGSRGSGAPGSCLATAA, encoded by the exons ATGGACTCGCGCCCCGAAGAGTACGAGCTCAACGGCGACCTGCGCCCGAGCTCGCCCGGATCCCCGGGCGCCTCG CCTAGCCGCTGGGGCAGGAACCAGCCCATCAACATGAACCATTATGCCAACAAGAAGAGCGCAGCTGAGAGCATGCTGGACATCGCACTGCTGATGGCCAACGCCTCCCAGCTGAAGGCTGTCATTGAGCAGGGCCCTGGCTTCGCCTTCTTCATCCCCCTGGTGGTCCTCATCTCCATCTCCCTCGCGCTGCAGATTGCTGTGGGCGTGCTGCTCATCTTCCTTG GTATGACCTCAACAACCCTGCCAAGCATGCCAAGCTGGACTTCCTCAACAACCTGGCCACTGGTCTGGTCTTCATCATCGTCGTGGTCAACATCTTCATTACTGCCTTTGGTGTCCAGAAGCCCCCCATGGACATGGCACCCCGGCAGTAGGGGCTCAG GTGCCCCTGGATCATGCCTGGCCACAGCTGCCTAG
- the NINJ1 gene encoding ninjurin-1 isoform X2 produces the protein MDSRPEEYELNGDLRPSSPGSPGASPSRWGRNQPINMNHYANKKSAAESMLDIALLMANASQLKAVIEQGPGFAFFIPLVVLISISLALQIAVGVLLIFLVRYDLNNPAKHAKLDFLNNLATGLVFIIVVVNIFITAFGVQKPPMDMAPRQ, from the exons ATGGACTCGCGCCCCGAAGAGTACGAGCTCAACGGCGACCTGCGCCCGAGCTCGCCCGGATCCCCGGGCGCCTCG CCTAGCCGCTGGGGCAGGAACCAGCCCATCAACATGAACCATTATGCCAACAAGAAGAGCGCAGCTGAGAGCATGCTGGACATCGCACTGCTGATGGCCAACGCCTCCCAGCTGAAGGCTGTCATTGAGCAGGGCCCTGGCTTCGCCTTCTTCATCCCCCTGGTGGTCCTCATCTCCATCTCCCTCGCGCTGCAGATTGCTGTGGGCGTGCTGCTCATCTTCCTTG TTAGGTATGACCTCAACAACCCTGCCAAGCATGCCAAGCTGGACTTCCTCAACAACCTGGCCACTGGTCTGGTCTTCATCATCGTCGTGGTCAACATCTTCATTACTGCCTTTGGTGTCCAGAAGCCCCCCATGGACATGGCACCCCGGCAGTAG